A single window of Microbacterium oryzae DNA harbors:
- a CDS encoding peptide ABC transporter substrate-binding protein: MKRNKIALSGLALLGVGSLALAGCASDGGGSTGEDTASDGGSSTAIVTTNGNEPQNPLIPTNTNEVGGGKVLDSIFAGLISYEADGAVVNDVAEDITVDSPTQLTVKIREGLKFTNGEEVTADNFIKAWNYGALASNGQLSSYFFEDIEGFSYDEDSELNGLEQVDDYTFTITLNKPASDFAQRLGYSAYYPLPDVAFDDMEAFGENPIGNGPYKLADEGAWQHDVQIDLVKNEDYDGVREAANGGLRIVFYATQDAAYQDLLAGNLDILDQIPDSAFETYQDELGENWVNQPAAIFQSFTIPQYFEHFEGEEGQLRRQAISMAINREEITDVIFQGTRTPASDFTSPVIDGWSESLEGGEVLDYDPEQAKELWAQADEISPWDGEFKIAYNADGGHQAWVDATVNSISGVLGIDAVGEPYPDFAGLRDEITNRTITSAFRTGWQADYPGLYNFLGPIYATNAGSNDGDYSSEEFDSLLAEGISETDADAANELFAQAQTVLLKDLPAIPLWYSNVTGGWADTVDNVEFGWNSVPLYYEVTKAE, encoded by the coding sequence GTGAAGCGCAACAAGATCGCCCTCTCGGGTCTCGCGCTCCTCGGCGTCGGGAGCCTCGCGCTCGCCGGCTGCGCGAGCGACGGCGGCGGCTCGACCGGGGAGGACACGGCTTCGGACGGCGGCTCGTCGACGGCCATCGTCACGACGAACGGCAACGAGCCCCAGAACCCGCTCATTCCGACGAACACCAACGAGGTCGGCGGCGGCAAGGTGCTCGACAGCATCTTCGCCGGCCTGATCTCGTACGAGGCCGACGGCGCGGTCGTCAACGATGTCGCAGAGGACATCACGGTCGACTCGCCCACGCAGCTCACCGTGAAGATCCGCGAGGGCCTGAAGTTCACGAACGGCGAAGAGGTCACCGCCGACAACTTCATCAAGGCGTGGAACTACGGCGCGCTCGCCTCCAACGGCCAGCTGTCGAGCTACTTCTTCGAGGACATCGAGGGCTTCAGCTACGACGAGGACTCCGAGCTCAACGGTCTCGAGCAGGTCGACGACTACACGTTCACGATCACGCTCAACAAGCCCGCCTCGGACTTCGCGCAGCGGCTGGGCTACTCCGCGTACTACCCGCTTCCCGACGTCGCGTTCGACGACATGGAGGCGTTCGGCGAGAACCCGATCGGCAACGGCCCCTACAAGCTGGCCGACGAGGGCGCGTGGCAGCACGACGTGCAGATCGACCTCGTCAAGAACGAGGACTACGACGGCGTGCGCGAGGCGGCCAACGGCGGCCTCCGCATCGTCTTCTACGCGACGCAGGACGCCGCGTACCAGGACCTGCTCGCGGGCAACCTCGACATCCTCGACCAGATCCCGGACTCCGCGTTCGAGACCTACCAGGACGAGCTCGGCGAGAACTGGGTCAACCAGCCCGCCGCGATCTTCCAGTCGTTCACCATCCCCCAGTACTTCGAGCACTTCGAGGGCGAAGAGGGCCAGCTGCGCCGCCAGGCGATCTCGATGGCCATCAACCGCGAGGAGATCACCGACGTGATCTTCCAGGGCACCCGCACCCCCGCCAGCGACTTCACGTCGCCGGTCATCGACGGCTGGAGCGAGTCGCTCGAGGGCGGCGAGGTCCTCGACTACGACCCCGAGCAGGCCAAGGAGCTCTGGGCGCAGGCTGACGAGATCAGCCCGTGGGACGGTGAGTTCAAGATCGCCTACAACGCCGACGGCGGCCACCAGGCCTGGGTCGACGCGACCGTGAACTCGATCTCCGGCGTGCTCGGCATCGATGCGGTGGGCGAGCCCTACCCCGACTTCGCGGGTCTCCGCGACGAGATCACGAACCGCACCATCACCTCGGCCTTCCGCACCGGCTGGCAGGCGGACTACCCGGGTCTGTACAACTTCCTCGGCCCGATCTACGCCACGAACGCCGGCTCCAACGACGGCGACTACTCGAGCGAGGAGTTCGACTCGCTCCTGGCCGAGGGCATCTCGGAGACGGACGCGGACGCGGCCAACGAGCTGTTCGCCCAGGCGCAGACGGTCCTCCTGAAGGACCTCCCGGCCATCCCGCTCTGGTACTCGAACGTGACCGGCGGATGGGCTGACACCGTCGACAACGTCGAGTTCGGCTGGAACTCGGTGCCGCTCTACTACGAGGTCACCAAGGCCGAGTAA
- a CDS encoding ABC transporter permease produces MATYILRRILQVIPVFLGATLLIYFMVFAMPGDPIAALFGDKQPPPAVLERLRAQYLLDQPFIVQYLNYLGGIFRLDFGVTFSGQDVLDVLARTFPVTLRLAVLAILIAFVLAIAVGAGSALLKGTIFDHAMLVVALIFVAVPIFVLSFIAQFFLGVKLGWFSPTVGANNDWGDLWLPAIVLALSIYATSMRLTRSSTIETLGQDWVRTAYSKGLSRGRVIPVHVLRNSLIPMVTDTATQFGVLMVGATVTEGIFNVPGVGNTLYQAIIRHETPTVVSFVTIFVVVYVLINLLIDLLYGLLDPRIRYVR; encoded by the coding sequence ATGGCCACTTACATCCTCAGACGGATCCTGCAGGTCATTCCGGTTTTCCTGGGTGCCACTCTGCTGATCTACTTCATGGTCTTCGCGATGCCCGGAGACCCCATCGCCGCACTGTTCGGCGACAAGCAGCCGCCGCCGGCGGTGCTCGAGCGCCTGCGCGCCCAGTATCTGCTGGACCAGCCGTTCATCGTGCAGTACCTGAACTACCTGGGCGGCATCTTCCGCCTCGACTTCGGCGTGACGTTCTCGGGGCAGGACGTGCTCGACGTGCTCGCCCGCACGTTCCCCGTGACGCTCCGCCTCGCGGTGCTGGCCATCCTCATCGCGTTCGTCCTGGCGATCGCCGTGGGCGCGGGCTCCGCGCTGCTGAAGGGGACGATCTTCGATCACGCGATGCTGGTCGTCGCGCTGATCTTCGTCGCCGTGCCGATCTTCGTGCTGTCGTTCATCGCGCAGTTCTTCCTCGGCGTGAAGCTCGGCTGGTTCAGCCCGACGGTGGGAGCGAACAACGACTGGGGCGACCTCTGGCTGCCGGCGATCGTGCTGGCGCTCAGCATCTACGCCACCAGCATGCGCCTGACCCGCTCGTCGACGATCGAGACGCTGGGCCAGGACTGGGTGCGGACGGCGTACAGCAAGGGCCTCTCGCGCGGCCGGGTCATCCCCGTGCACGTGCTGCGGAACTCGCTCATCCCGATGGTCACCGACACCGCCACGCAGTTCGGCGTGCTCATGGTCGGCGCGACGGTCACCGAGGGCATCTTCAACGTCCCCGGCGTGGGCAACACGCTGTACCAGGCGATCATCCGGCACGAGACGCCCACCGTGGTGTCGTTCGTCACGATCTTCGTCGTGGTCTACGTGCTCATCAACCTGCTCATCGACCTGCTCTACGGTCTGCTCGACCCGAGGATCCGCTATGTCCGCTAG
- a CDS encoding ABC transporter permease, translated as MSASTHYVAPVKASEVVVDAVRVDGKKSNLWLDAWRDLRRRPLFWASLALAALFIVMAVVPTLFTSVAPSGGACTLANSNGDPTAGHPLGFTRQGCDIWSRLVWGTRTSLIVGLLATIIGTVIGVIMGSIAAFYGGWVDALLSRVGDVFFTIPYIVAAIVVMTVLSTQRNELTLAFAIGGFSWASTARIIRAEVLRVKQSDYVMASISLGLSRFKTLVVHVLPNAIAPVIVVATISLGSAIVAESTLSFLGVGLGGGTVSWGADISQAQTAIRTAPMALIYPSLALTLAVLAFIMLGELLRDALDPKARAQR; from the coding sequence ATGTCCGCTAGTACGCATTACGTGGCGCCCGTGAAGGCGTCCGAGGTCGTCGTCGACGCGGTGCGGGTCGACGGCAAGAAGAGCAACCTGTGGCTCGACGCATGGCGCGACCTGCGCCGCCGGCCGCTCTTCTGGGCGTCGCTCGCGCTGGCCGCGCTCTTCATCGTGATGGCGGTCGTCCCGACGCTCTTCACCAGCGTCGCGCCCAGCGGCGGGGCCTGCACCCTCGCGAACAGCAACGGCGACCCGACCGCCGGGCACCCGCTCGGCTTCACGCGCCAGGGCTGCGACATCTGGTCGCGCCTGGTCTGGGGCACGCGCACGTCGCTCATCGTCGGCCTGCTGGCCACGATCATCGGCACGGTCATCGGCGTCATCATGGGATCCATCGCGGCGTTCTACGGCGGATGGGTCGACGCGCTGCTCTCGCGCGTCGGCGACGTGTTCTTCACCATCCCCTACATCGTCGCGGCCATCGTCGTGATGACGGTGCTCTCCACGCAGCGGAACGAGCTCACGCTCGCGTTCGCGATCGGCGGCTTCTCATGGGCTTCGACCGCGCGCATCATCCGCGCCGAGGTGCTGCGCGTGAAGCAGTCGGACTACGTCATGGCGTCGATCTCGCTCGGCCTCTCGCGGTTCAAGACCCTCGTGGTCCACGTGCTGCCGAACGCCATCGCGCCCGTCATCGTCGTGGCGACGATCAGCCTCGGAAGCGCGATCGTCGCGGAGTCGACGCTGTCGTTCCTCGGCGTCGGCCTCGGCGGCGGAACCGTGTCGTGGGGCGCCGACATCAGCCAGGCGCAGACGGCCATCCGCACCGCGCCGATGGCTCTCATCTATCCCTCGCTGGCGCTCACCCTCGCGGTGCTCGCCTTCATCATGCTGGGCGAGCTCCTCCGCGACGCCCTCGACCCGAAGGCGAGGGCGCAGCGATGA
- a CDS encoding dipeptide ABC transporter ATP-binding protein, with the protein MNEPLLRIRGLKVAFGTGKKQREVVHGVDLDVHRGETVAIVGESGSGKSTTATAIIDLLPGTGEVTAGSIQLDGVELTQVGRREMESIRGRRIGYVPQDPMSNLNPVWSIGFQVKEAVRANGLATGRKEVEKRAIEVLQQAGLADAERRLHQFPHQFSGGMRQRALIGIGLAADPALLIADEPTSALDVTVQRVILDHLASLTREKGTSVLFITHDLGLAADRADTIVVMSQGEVVESGPSREILQNPQHPYTQRLVAAAPSLASQRIQATAEDRGVATTTEVLHTAAPVVEVRDLVKEYKIRRGGFRSEPFRAVDAVSFQIPKGKTLALVGESGSGKSTVAKMVLQLEPATSGQILIDGTDATTLSSREVFDLRGRMQPVFQDPYGSLDPLRSIGALISEPLNVHKVGDTASRRERVFELLEQVALPRELAWRYPNELSGGQRQRVAIARALALKPDIVVLDEAVSALDVLVQDQILKLLAELQGELGLTYLFITHDLAVVRVAADLVCVMEQGRVVEQGAVDTIFADPKQEYTRRLLEAIPGQTMEIGSR; encoded by the coding sequence ATGAACGAGCCCCTGCTCCGCATCCGCGGCCTGAAGGTGGCGTTCGGCACCGGCAAGAAGCAGCGCGAGGTCGTCCACGGCGTCGACCTCGACGTGCACCGCGGCGAGACCGTGGCCATCGTCGGCGAGTCCGGTTCGGGCAAGTCGACGACCGCGACGGCGATCATCGACCTGCTGCCGGGCACGGGCGAGGTCACCGCAGGGTCGATCCAGCTCGACGGCGTCGAGCTCACCCAGGTCGGCCGTCGAGAGATGGAGTCGATCCGCGGTCGCCGCATCGGCTACGTGCCGCAGGACCCGATGTCGAACCTCAACCCGGTGTGGTCGATCGGCTTCCAGGTGAAGGAGGCCGTCCGTGCGAACGGGCTGGCCACCGGGCGCAAGGAGGTCGAGAAGCGTGCGATCGAGGTGCTGCAGCAGGCGGGTCTCGCCGACGCCGAGCGGCGTCTGCACCAGTTCCCGCACCAGTTCTCGGGCGGCATGCGCCAGCGCGCCCTCATCGGCATCGGCCTCGCGGCCGACCCGGCGCTGCTCATCGCGGATGAGCCGACGAGCGCTCTGGACGTCACCGTCCAGCGGGTGATCCTCGACCACCTCGCCTCGCTCACGCGCGAGAAGGGCACCTCGGTGCTCTTCATCACGCACGACCTCGGCCTCGCCGCCGACCGCGCCGACACCATCGTCGTGATGAGCCAGGGCGAGGTCGTGGAGTCGGGGCCGAGCCGCGAGATCCTCCAGAACCCGCAGCACCCCTACACGCAGCGTCTCGTCGCCGCGGCGCCGAGCCTGGCTTCGCAGCGCATCCAGGCGACCGCGGAGGACCGCGGCGTGGCGACGACGACCGAGGTGCTGCACACCGCAGCGCCCGTCGTCGAGGTGCGCGATCTCGTCAAGGAGTACAAGATCCGCCGCGGCGGGTTCCGCAGCGAGCCGTTCCGCGCCGTGGACGCGGTCTCCTTCCAGATCCCCAAGGGCAAGACGCTCGCGCTCGTGGGCGAGTCCGGCTCCGGCAAGTCCACCGTGGCGAAGATGGTGCTGCAGCTGGAGCCCGCGACGAGCGGGCAGATCCTCATCGACGGCACGGACGCGACGACCCTGTCGTCGCGCGAGGTGTTCGACCTGCGCGGGCGGATGCAGCCGGTCTTCCAGGACCCGTACGGATCCCTCGACCCGCTGCGCTCGATCGGCGCGCTCATCTCCGAGCCGCTGAACGTGCACAAGGTCGGCGACACGGCGTCGCGTCGCGAGCGGGTGTTCGAGCTCCTCGAGCAGGTCGCCCTCCCGCGCGAGCTGGCGTGGCGCTACCCGAACGAGCTGTCCGGCGGCCAGCGCCAGCGCGTGGCGATCGCGCGCGCCCTGGCGCTCAAGCCTGACATCGTCGTCCTCGACGAGGCGGTCTCCGCACTCGACGTGCTCGTGCAGGACCAGATCCTGAAGCTCCTCGCCGAGCTCCAGGGCGAGCTGGGCCTGACGTACCTGTTCATCACGCACGACCTCGCGGTGGTGCGCGTGGCCGCCGACCTCGTCTGCGTCATGGAGCAGGGGCGCGTGGTCGAACAGGGTGCGGTGGACACGATCTTCGCCGACCCGAAGCAGGAGTACACGCGTCGGCTCCTCGAGGCCATCCCCGGCCAGACGATGGAGATCGGCAGCCGATGA
- a CDS encoding PH domain-containing protein, with product MTHPRERSRTIRGNAGLVWLLLAAVVVAFLLGDVLIRGSAEQAALIAPWLLLPLWFVWTFLYAPSVVADPRGAIVRNPLRTTDIPWAAVESIALTWQVAFVLDSGRTVQAWAIPAGKPTRRGVPHPSERETEILRELHEQAADGAVSDGAVSDGAVPAGGSGAAGRVRTSWNAPQLIVLAILVVWAAAAVAVTS from the coding sequence ATGACGCACCCGCGGGAGAGGAGCCGAACCATCCGCGGCAACGCCGGCCTGGTCTGGCTCCTCCTCGCGGCCGTCGTCGTGGCGTTCCTGCTCGGCGACGTCCTCATCCGTGGAAGCGCGGAGCAGGCGGCGCTCATCGCGCCGTGGCTCCTGCTGCCGCTGTGGTTCGTCTGGACCTTCCTGTACGCGCCGAGCGTCGTCGCCGACCCGCGCGGCGCGATCGTGCGGAACCCCCTGCGCACCACGGACATCCCCTGGGCCGCCGTCGAGAGCATCGCTCTCACGTGGCAGGTGGCCTTCGTGCTCGACAGCGGGCGGACCGTCCAGGCCTGGGCGATCCCGGCGGGCAAGCCGACCCGCCGCGGGGTGCCGCATCCGTCCGAGCGCGAGACCGAGATCCTGCGCGAGCTGCACGAGCAGGCGGCGGATGGCGCGGTGTCGGATGGCGCGGTGTCGGATGGCGCGGTGCCGGCGGGTGGGAGCGGGGCGGCCGGCCGGGTGCGCACGTCGTGGAACGCGCCCCAGCTCATCGTGCTGGCAATTCTCGTC